One genomic window of Centroberyx gerrardi isolate f3 chromosome 15, fCenGer3.hap1.cur.20231027, whole genome shotgun sequence includes the following:
- the LOC139918751 gene encoding polymeric immunoglobulin receptor-like, protein MESSKLSAIPPVPPAQRSHGADCVVKVPVQRGGSVTIPCSYDQEYVHHVKYICKGVTQVWGFCSCFIRSDSRKTDQASVSDDAIQRVFTVTLTEMDLKDSGNYWCAVEIDWGRDYEGTHYQLSVSPGTPQLYVEQQNFMGLDGGSVTVQCYYSNSGPMKWCRMGSSCVEKYFGTLHGATVALQRILDNTDRKVMIVTMSELHPGNSGWHLCSIGDLQIPVHVTVMSRSSPQSKTLPSQTTCETTSLSVESTTTNFTSHSSAVITSHGPQRFGLLLLVPKTAVLVLLCIIFAVVNSMEEPS, encoded by the exons ATGGAAAGCTCAAAACTATCAGCCATTCCTCCTGTTCCACCTGCACAGAGAAGCCACG GTGCTGACTGTGTTGTCAAGGTGCCTGTGCAGAGAGGCGGCTCAGTCACCATCCCATGTTCATATGATCAGGAGTACGTCCACCACGTCAAATACATATGTAAAGGGGTTACGCAGGTATGGGGTTTTTGCTCTTGTTTCATACGGTCTGACAGTAGGAAAACAGATCAGGCCTCAGTGTCGGATGACGCCATCCAACGAGTTTTCACAGTGACTCTGACTGAAATGGACCTGAAAGACTCAGGAAATTACTGGTGTGCTGTAGAGATTGATTGGGGACGTGATTATGAGGGAACACATTACCAACTATCTGTCAGCCCGG GAACTCCACAGCTGTATGTGGAGCAACAAAACTTCATGGGACTCGATGGCGGGAGTGTCACTGTCCAGTGTTACTATAGCAACTCTGGGCCCATGAAGTGGTGCAGGATGGGCAGCTCGTGTGTGGAGAAATATTTTGGAACATTACATGGAGCAACAGTAGCTTTACAGCGAATTCTTGATAACACTGATAGAAAAGTCATGATTGTCACCATGAGTGAATTGCATCCTGGGAACAGTGGGTGGCATCTGTGTTCAATAGGAGACCTACAGATACCTGTCCATGTCACTGTGATGTCACGAAGCTCACCTCAGAGCAAAACCCTCCCTA GTCAGACTACTTGTGAAACGACAAGTTTGAGCGTTGAATCAACAACCACAAATTTCACATCTCATTCCTCAGCCGTCATCACAAGCCATGGACCAcaaag GTTTGGGCTATTGCTCCTTGTGCCGAAAACTGCTGTCCTTGTCCTCCTGTGCATCATCTTTGCTGTGGTGAACTCCATGGAAGAACCAAGTTAG
- the tp53bp2a gene encoding apoptosis-stimulating of p53 protein 2a isoform X2: protein MRYEAKMMPMFLTVYLSNNDQHFTEVPVTPETLCRDVVELCKEPGETDCHLAEMWRGSERPVGEGERMLDVLQRWGQHRAEVRFFLRHDRAPSRESGGSRGSEPKRNGVKGPPDRRMENGVATPRMDMTLAELQEMAARQQQQIDAQQQLLASKEQRLRYLKQQEQRQQQQASEQEKLQRLRENVENQESRLKKVRALKGQVEQKRLSNGKLVEEIEQMNNLFQQKQRELVVAVSKVEELSRQLEMLKNGKMDNFHDNQSSVAELDRLYKELQLRNKLNQEQNTKLQQQRESLNKRNLEVAAMDKRVSELRDRLWKKKAALQQKENLPNGYPGKERASKDTHLQLPSDGPAGQQSGPSRVAAVGPYIQSSTMPRGPVRHDLLVKPAYPDGTATLPAHDPQSKASTGLQSSKLAEWGSSGPESNTNGHGPSSTLPRMTSHSSPKAEQDETELKRDRKVRPFSMFEPTEAPATSLRKNQSSDDLVRDAQSAAKAPVKVPPPVPSKPKGPAAGPYGKPALNTGTFPKAKPHSQQPQAAQGRSPLPPSQSQTLPLPSKQDAPPAATVRPFTPELPSSKDSSLSKPQTLAASSIYSMYTQHPGPGKAFQPGVQGALNRSQTRGNGFISVYGKPVIPSGGSQHPENPYLERRSPALESEVDHSGAPQAGPSPSEGPQPETERIPRPLSPTKLLPFISNPYRHQSDGDLEALRKKLYNAPRPLKKRSSITEPEGPAGPNIQKLLYQKTTLAAMETVITPTTPTYPGEAERAAEGLVGPGPPGTLSGVENSQSEGGQTLEEGQIPVQIPGPNVPIPAPAEQTNPPSAIPESEDIIPPPPPAHPAPRPDDTLFPAPPPAGLEETMPSLPPPPPEGFLEEFPPYPPPPYPSGAEQESLGEDTFNMKAPEVTGQVTLPPGKRTNLRKAGSERIDHDMRVKFNPLALLLDSSLEGEFDLVQRIIYEVEDPSQPNDEGITALHNAVCAGHTEIVKFLVQFGVNVNAADSDGWTPLHCAASCNNVQVCKFLVESGAAVFAMTYSDMQTAADKCEEMEEGYTQCSQFLYGVQEKMGIMNRGVVYGLWDYGGENPDELTFREGDCMTIIRREDEDEIEWWWARMGDTEGYIPRNLLGLYPRIKPRQRSLA, encoded by the exons aTGTTCCTGACAGTGTACCTCAGTAACAATGACCAGCATTTTACCGAGGTGCCCGTTACCCCGGAGACGCTGTGCCGGGACGTGGTGGAGCTGTGCAAGGAGCCGGGAGAGACGGACTGCCACCTGGCCGAGATGTGGCGTGGATCTG AGCGACCTGTAGGCGAGGGGGAGAGGATGCTGGATGTGCTCCAGCGATGGGGACAGCACAGGGCTGAGGTGCGCTTCTTCCTGCGTCACGACCGAGCCCCCAGCAGGGAATCGG GAGGGTCAAGAGGCTCCGAGCCCAAGAGAAACGGAGTAAAGGGCCCTCCGGACAGAAGGATGGAGAATGGG GTGGCGACTCCCCGGATGGACATGACCCTGGCCGAGCTGCAAGAGATGGCtgccaggcagcagcagcagatagaCGCTCAACAACAACTACTCGCTTCCAag GAGCAGCGGCTTCGCTACCtgaagcagcaggagcagcggcagcagcagcaggcctcTGAGCAGGAGAAGCTGCAGCGCCTCCGGGAGAACGTGGAGAACCAGGAAAGTCGGCTGAAGAAGGTCCGGGCCCTCAAGGGCCAGGTGGAGCAGAAACGCCTCAGCAATGGCAAACTGG TGGAGGAGATTGAGCAGATGAACAACCTGTTCCAGCAGAAGCAGAGGGAGCTGGTGGTGGCTGTGTCCAAGGTGGAGGAGCTCAGTCGACAGCTGGAGATGCTCAAGAACGGCAAGATGGACAACTTCCATGACAACCAGAGCTCCGTGGCTGAACTGGACCGCCTTTACAAGgagctgcag CTGAGGAACAAGCTCAACCAGGAGCAAAACACtaagctgcagcagcagagagagagtctgaaCAAGCGCAACCTGGAGGTGGCTGCCATGGACAAACGTGTCAGCGAGCTCCGAGATCGACTGTGGAAGAAGAAGGCGGCACTGCAGCAGAAAGAGAACCTGCCT aaTGGCTATCCTGGTAAAGAGAGGGCTTCAAAAGACACTCATCTCCAG CTGCCCTCTGATGGCCCAGCCGGTCAGCAGTCGGGTCCGTCTCGCGTGGCGGCGGTCGGTCCGTACATCCAGTCGTCCACCATGCCCCGGGGCCCAGTGAGACACGACCTGCTCGTCAAACCAGCCTACCCAGACGGCACTGCCACCCTACCAGCCCACGACCCGCAGAGCAAGGCCAGCACAG GCCTTCAGTCATCCAAACTGGCAGAGTGGGGCTCTTCAGGTCCAGAGTCCAACACCAATGGTCATGGTCCATCTTCAACACTGCCACGAATGACCTCTCACTCCAGCCCCAAGGCAGAACAAG ATGAGACGGAATTGAAGAGGGACAGGAAGGTACGTCCGTTTTCCATGTTTGAGCCCACCGAGGCTCCCGCCACCTCCCTCCGCAAGAACCAGAGCAGTGATGACCTGGTCAGGGACGCTCAG TCTGCTGCCAAGGCCCCAGTCAAGGTGCCCCCGCCTGTCCCCAGCAAACCCAAAGGCCCTGCTGCCGGGCCGTACGGCAAGCCAGCCCTCAACACCGGCACCTTCCCCAAAGCCAAGCCCCACAGCCAGCAGCCGCAGGCCGCCCAGGGCCGCagccccctcccaccctctcaGAGCCAGACGCTCCCCCTGCCCTCCAAGCAGGATGCCCCACCTGCGGCCACGGTGAGGCCCTTCACCCCAGAGCTGCCCTCCTCTAAAGACTCCAGTCTGAGTAAGCCGCAGACCCTTGCTGCCAGCTCCATCTACTCCATGTACACCCAGCACCCTGGCCCAGGGAAGGCCTTCCAGCCTGGTGTGCAGGGGGCTCTCAACAGGTCCCAGACGCGCGGCAATGGATTTATCAGTG TTTATGGCAAACCAGTGATCCCAAGTGGAGGTTCCCAGCATCCAGAGAACCCTTATCTGGAGCGCCGCTCCCCTGCCCTGGAGTCTGAGGTGGACCACAGCGGAGCCCCCCAGGCAGGCCCCAGCCCATCAGAGGGCCCCCAGCCAGAGACGGAGCGCATTCCCCGGCCCCTCAGCCCCACCAAGCTCCTTCCCTTCATTTCCAACCCCTACCGCCACCAGAGCGACGGGGACCTGGAGGCCCTGAGGAAGAAGCTCTACAACGCCCCAAGGCCGCTCAAGAAACGCAGCTCCATCACTGAGCCGGAGGGCCCTGCGGGGCCCAACATCCAGAAACTGCTCTACCAGAAAACCACGCTGGCCGCTATGGAAACTGTGATCACACCAACCACTCCCACCTATCCTGgtgaagcagagagagcagcagagggatTGGTGGGGCCGGGGCCTCCTGGCACCCTGAGTGGTGTAGagaacagccaatcagagggtGGCCAGACTCTGGAGGAAGGACAGATCCCAGTTCAGATCCCGGGTCCTAATGTCCCCATTCCAGCCCCTGCTGAACAGACCAACCCACCTTCAGCCATCCCAGAGAGCGAGGACattatcccccctcctcccccagcccACCCAGCCCCTAGGCCAGATGACACTCTCTTCCCAGCACCGCCCCCTGCCGGCCTGGAGGAGACGATGCCCAGCCTGCCCCCTCCTCCGCCAGAGGGCTTCCTGGAAGAGTTCCCCCCCTACCCACCTCCTCCATACCCCAGCGGAGCAGAGCAGGAGAGCTTAGGGGAGGACACCTTTAACATGAAGGCACCAGAGGTCACTGGACAAGTCACTCTGCCACCG GGAAAGAGGACCAACTTGCGCAAGGCTGGCTCTGAGCGCATCGACCACGACATGAGGGTCAAATTCAACCCACTAGCTTTGCTGCTGGACTCCTCTCTGGAGGGAGAGTTTGACCTGGTGCAGAGGATCATCTACGAG GTGGAGGATCCCAGCCAGCCCAACGATGAAGGCATCACTGCTCTACACAATGCCGTCTGTGCCGGGCATACAGAGATCGTCAAGTTCCTGGTCCAGTTCGGCGTCAATGTTAACGCTGCTGACAGCGACGGCTG GACGCCTCTTCACTGCGCCGCCTCCTGCAACAATGTGCAAGTGTGCAAGTTCCTGGTGGAGTCTGGGGCGGCAGTGTTTGCTATGACTTACAGCGACATGCAAACAGCAGCTGATAAAtgtgaagagatggaggagggctACACCCAGTGCTCGCAGTTCCTCTACG GTGTGCAGGAGAAGATGGGCATCATGAACAGGGGCGTGGTCTACGGCCTGTGGGACTACGGCGGCGAGAACCCCGATGAGCTGACGTTCCGCGAGGGCGACTGCATGACCATCATCCGCAGAGAGGACGAGGACGAGATCGAGTGGTGGTGGGCGCGCATGGGCGACACCGAGGGTTACATTCCCCGCAACCTGCTAGGG CTGTACCCCAGAATAAAGCCAAGACAGAGAAGCCTGGCTTAA
- the tp53bp2a gene encoding apoptosis-stimulating of p53 protein 2a isoform X1: MRYEAKMMPMFLTVYLSNNDQHFTEVPVTPETLCRDVVELCKEPGETDCHLAEMWRGSERPVGEGERMLDVLQRWGQHRAEVRFFLRHDRAPSRESGGSRGSEPKRNGVKGPPDRRMENGVATPRMDMTLAELQEMAARQQQQIDAQQQLLASKEQRLRYLKQQEQRQQQQASEQEKLQRLRENVENQESRLKKVRALKGQVEQKRLSNGKLVEEIEQMNNLFQQKQRELVVAVSKVEELSRQLEMLKNGKMDNFHDNQSSVAELDRLYKELQLRNKLNQEQNTKLQQQRESLNKRNLEVAAMDKRVSELRDRLWKKKAALQQKENLPPQIPWHSEPAHANNGYPGKERASKDTHLQLPSDGPAGQQSGPSRVAAVGPYIQSSTMPRGPVRHDLLVKPAYPDGTATLPAHDPQSKASTGLQSSKLAEWGSSGPESNTNGHGPSSTLPRMTSHSSPKAEQDETELKRDRKVRPFSMFEPTEAPATSLRKNQSSDDLVRDAQSAAKAPVKVPPPVPSKPKGPAAGPYGKPALNTGTFPKAKPHSQQPQAAQGRSPLPPSQSQTLPLPSKQDAPPAATVRPFTPELPSSKDSSLSKPQTLAASSIYSMYTQHPGPGKAFQPGVQGALNRSQTRGNGFISVYGKPVIPSGGSQHPENPYLERRSPALESEVDHSGAPQAGPSPSEGPQPETERIPRPLSPTKLLPFISNPYRHQSDGDLEALRKKLYNAPRPLKKRSSITEPEGPAGPNIQKLLYQKTTLAAMETVITPTTPTYPGEAERAAEGLVGPGPPGTLSGVENSQSEGGQTLEEGQIPVQIPGPNVPIPAPAEQTNPPSAIPESEDIIPPPPPAHPAPRPDDTLFPAPPPAGLEETMPSLPPPPPEGFLEEFPPYPPPPYPSGAEQESLGEDTFNMKAPEVTGQVTLPPGKRTNLRKAGSERIDHDMRVKFNPLALLLDSSLEGEFDLVQRIIYEVEDPSQPNDEGITALHNAVCAGHTEIVKFLVQFGVNVNAADSDGWTPLHCAASCNNVQVCKFLVESGAAVFAMTYSDMQTAADKCEEMEEGYTQCSQFLYGVQEKMGIMNRGVVYGLWDYGGENPDELTFREGDCMTIIRREDEDEIEWWWARMGDTEGYIPRNLLGLYPRIKPRQRSLA, translated from the exons aTGTTCCTGACAGTGTACCTCAGTAACAATGACCAGCATTTTACCGAGGTGCCCGTTACCCCGGAGACGCTGTGCCGGGACGTGGTGGAGCTGTGCAAGGAGCCGGGAGAGACGGACTGCCACCTGGCCGAGATGTGGCGTGGATCTG AGCGACCTGTAGGCGAGGGGGAGAGGATGCTGGATGTGCTCCAGCGATGGGGACAGCACAGGGCTGAGGTGCGCTTCTTCCTGCGTCACGACCGAGCCCCCAGCAGGGAATCGG GAGGGTCAAGAGGCTCCGAGCCCAAGAGAAACGGAGTAAAGGGCCCTCCGGACAGAAGGATGGAGAATGGG GTGGCGACTCCCCGGATGGACATGACCCTGGCCGAGCTGCAAGAGATGGCtgccaggcagcagcagcagatagaCGCTCAACAACAACTACTCGCTTCCAag GAGCAGCGGCTTCGCTACCtgaagcagcaggagcagcggcagcagcagcaggcctcTGAGCAGGAGAAGCTGCAGCGCCTCCGGGAGAACGTGGAGAACCAGGAAAGTCGGCTGAAGAAGGTCCGGGCCCTCAAGGGCCAGGTGGAGCAGAAACGCCTCAGCAATGGCAAACTGG TGGAGGAGATTGAGCAGATGAACAACCTGTTCCAGCAGAAGCAGAGGGAGCTGGTGGTGGCTGTGTCCAAGGTGGAGGAGCTCAGTCGACAGCTGGAGATGCTCAAGAACGGCAAGATGGACAACTTCCATGACAACCAGAGCTCCGTGGCTGAACTGGACCGCCTTTACAAGgagctgcag CTGAGGAACAAGCTCAACCAGGAGCAAAACACtaagctgcagcagcagagagagagtctgaaCAAGCGCAACCTGGAGGTGGCTGCCATGGACAAACGTGTCAGCGAGCTCCGAGATCGACTGTGGAAGAAGAAGGCGGCACTGCAGCAGAAAGAGAACCTGCCT CCTCAGATTCCCTGGCACTCAGAGCCGGCCCATGCCAAC aaTGGCTATCCTGGTAAAGAGAGGGCTTCAAAAGACACTCATCTCCAG CTGCCCTCTGATGGCCCAGCCGGTCAGCAGTCGGGTCCGTCTCGCGTGGCGGCGGTCGGTCCGTACATCCAGTCGTCCACCATGCCCCGGGGCCCAGTGAGACACGACCTGCTCGTCAAACCAGCCTACCCAGACGGCACTGCCACCCTACCAGCCCACGACCCGCAGAGCAAGGCCAGCACAG GCCTTCAGTCATCCAAACTGGCAGAGTGGGGCTCTTCAGGTCCAGAGTCCAACACCAATGGTCATGGTCCATCTTCAACACTGCCACGAATGACCTCTCACTCCAGCCCCAAGGCAGAACAAG ATGAGACGGAATTGAAGAGGGACAGGAAGGTACGTCCGTTTTCCATGTTTGAGCCCACCGAGGCTCCCGCCACCTCCCTCCGCAAGAACCAGAGCAGTGATGACCTGGTCAGGGACGCTCAG TCTGCTGCCAAGGCCCCAGTCAAGGTGCCCCCGCCTGTCCCCAGCAAACCCAAAGGCCCTGCTGCCGGGCCGTACGGCAAGCCAGCCCTCAACACCGGCACCTTCCCCAAAGCCAAGCCCCACAGCCAGCAGCCGCAGGCCGCCCAGGGCCGCagccccctcccaccctctcaGAGCCAGACGCTCCCCCTGCCCTCCAAGCAGGATGCCCCACCTGCGGCCACGGTGAGGCCCTTCACCCCAGAGCTGCCCTCCTCTAAAGACTCCAGTCTGAGTAAGCCGCAGACCCTTGCTGCCAGCTCCATCTACTCCATGTACACCCAGCACCCTGGCCCAGGGAAGGCCTTCCAGCCTGGTGTGCAGGGGGCTCTCAACAGGTCCCAGACGCGCGGCAATGGATTTATCAGTG TTTATGGCAAACCAGTGATCCCAAGTGGAGGTTCCCAGCATCCAGAGAACCCTTATCTGGAGCGCCGCTCCCCTGCCCTGGAGTCTGAGGTGGACCACAGCGGAGCCCCCCAGGCAGGCCCCAGCCCATCAGAGGGCCCCCAGCCAGAGACGGAGCGCATTCCCCGGCCCCTCAGCCCCACCAAGCTCCTTCCCTTCATTTCCAACCCCTACCGCCACCAGAGCGACGGGGACCTGGAGGCCCTGAGGAAGAAGCTCTACAACGCCCCAAGGCCGCTCAAGAAACGCAGCTCCATCACTGAGCCGGAGGGCCCTGCGGGGCCCAACATCCAGAAACTGCTCTACCAGAAAACCACGCTGGCCGCTATGGAAACTGTGATCACACCAACCACTCCCACCTATCCTGgtgaagcagagagagcagcagagggatTGGTGGGGCCGGGGCCTCCTGGCACCCTGAGTGGTGTAGagaacagccaatcagagggtGGCCAGACTCTGGAGGAAGGACAGATCCCAGTTCAGATCCCGGGTCCTAATGTCCCCATTCCAGCCCCTGCTGAACAGACCAACCCACCTTCAGCCATCCCAGAGAGCGAGGACattatcccccctcctcccccagcccACCCAGCCCCTAGGCCAGATGACACTCTCTTCCCAGCACCGCCCCCTGCCGGCCTGGAGGAGACGATGCCCAGCCTGCCCCCTCCTCCGCCAGAGGGCTTCCTGGAAGAGTTCCCCCCCTACCCACCTCCTCCATACCCCAGCGGAGCAGAGCAGGAGAGCTTAGGGGAGGACACCTTTAACATGAAGGCACCAGAGGTCACTGGACAAGTCACTCTGCCACCG GGAAAGAGGACCAACTTGCGCAAGGCTGGCTCTGAGCGCATCGACCACGACATGAGGGTCAAATTCAACCCACTAGCTTTGCTGCTGGACTCCTCTCTGGAGGGAGAGTTTGACCTGGTGCAGAGGATCATCTACGAG GTGGAGGATCCCAGCCAGCCCAACGATGAAGGCATCACTGCTCTACACAATGCCGTCTGTGCCGGGCATACAGAGATCGTCAAGTTCCTGGTCCAGTTCGGCGTCAATGTTAACGCTGCTGACAGCGACGGCTG GACGCCTCTTCACTGCGCCGCCTCCTGCAACAATGTGCAAGTGTGCAAGTTCCTGGTGGAGTCTGGGGCGGCAGTGTTTGCTATGACTTACAGCGACATGCAAACAGCAGCTGATAAAtgtgaagagatggaggagggctACACCCAGTGCTCGCAGTTCCTCTACG GTGTGCAGGAGAAGATGGGCATCATGAACAGGGGCGTGGTCTACGGCCTGTGGGACTACGGCGGCGAGAACCCCGATGAGCTGACGTTCCGCGAGGGCGACTGCATGACCATCATCCGCAGAGAGGACGAGGACGAGATCGAGTGGTGGTGGGCGCGCATGGGCGACACCGAGGGTTACATTCCCCGCAACCTGCTAGGG CTGTACCCCAGAATAAAGCCAAGACAGAGAAGCCTGGCTTAA